A genomic segment from Rhodohalobacter sp. SW132 encodes:
- a CDS encoding thiamine-binding protein: MKTVAQLTYIPLYSDHPKEQVQDLIEFVAQHDVEVDVNYLSTSIKGETEVVFELIREVYDTMALEGETFRFHVELLSPTKE, encoded by the coding sequence ATGAAAACCGTAGCTCAGCTCACTTATATTCCGCTCTATTCCGATCACCCCAAAGAACAGGTTCAGGATCTTATTGAATTCGTTGCACAGCACGATGTTGAGGTGGATGTAAATTATCTCTCCACCAGCATCAAAGGAGAAACTGAAGTTGTTTTTGAACTAATTCGTGAAGTGTATGATACGATGGCGCTCGAAGGCGAAACCTTCCGGTTCCATGTAGAACTGCTCAGCCCCACGAAAGAGTGA
- the hisA gene encoding 1-(5-phosphoribosyl)-5-[(5-phosphoribosylamino)methylideneamino]imidazole-4-carboxamide isomerase, whose translation MNIIPAIDLLDGQVVRLQKGDYAKKTVYNHNPVREAEKFKAAGFEHIHVVDLNGAKSGNFENLPIIRQMIDNVELSVQTGGGVRSREDIDLLLNAGLSGVICSSMAVKSPDAFRSAVEANPDEMILGLDLKDGKMAYGGWLETSDRPIAEFLNPLIEAGLKTVLSTDIARDGMLSGPNVEMYSDLQKRFPDLNWIASGGVSNLQDLIELQNHNLHGVVVGRAYYEGNIRLDEMRDLHKAGV comes from the coding sequence ATGAACATCATCCCCGCAATCGACCTGCTCGACGGACAGGTGGTTCGCCTGCAAAAGGGCGATTATGCAAAAAAAACAGTTTACAATCATAATCCTGTCCGCGAGGCGGAAAAGTTCAAAGCGGCCGGTTTTGAACATATTCATGTGGTTGATCTGAATGGAGCCAAGAGCGGAAACTTTGAGAACCTGCCAATTATTCGGCAGATGATTGACAACGTGGAACTGTCGGTTCAAACCGGCGGCGGGGTTCGTTCGCGAGAGGATATCGATCTGCTTCTGAATGCCGGGCTCAGCGGTGTAATCTGCAGCTCGATGGCGGTAAAAAGTCCGGATGCCTTTCGGAGCGCCGTTGAAGCCAATCCGGACGAAATGATTCTCGGCCTGGATCTGAAAGATGGAAAAATGGCGTATGGCGGCTGGCTGGAAACCTCCGACCGCCCGATTGCGGAGTTTCTGAACCCGCTGATTGAAGCCGGTTTGAAAACCGTACTTAGCACCGATATCGCCCGCGATGGCATGCTGAGCGGTCCAAATGTAGAAATGTACAGCGATCTGCAAAAACGATTTCCGGATCTCAACTGGATCGCATCAGGAGGCGTTTCAAACCTCCAGGATTTAATTGAACTTCAAAACCACAACCTCCATGGTGTAGTCGTGGGTCGGGCGTACTACGAAGGAAATATCCGCCTGGATGAGATGCGGGATTTGCATAAGGCTGGGGTGTAG
- the hisC gene encoding histidinol-phosphate transaminase produces the protein MPTTNIETLVRENIRNLTPYRSARDDFDEGVLLDANENSYGASVRNTLDLHRYPDPTQDRLRKVIAEYRSVEVENLFLGVGSDEPIDLLMRIFCEPGRDSIITTPPTYGMYKVSASINNVNIKEVMLTEKFQLQPDLIKETVDETTKLLFLCSPNNPTANDMKRTDLLKLCTTFPGIVVVDEAYIDFSRQESMAGMVQQYPNLVVLQTFSKAFGLAGIRLGVAIANPEIISYMMRVKAPYNINKHTADTALKAFDNLELLKFNIKKIREERQYVAEQLNLADAVEKVYPSNANFLLFKIRKAKEVYQNLAKLGVIVRYRGHEPLCEDCLRVTIGMPDENVKFLRALKDVVG, from the coding sequence ATGCCTACAACAAACATCGAAACCCTTGTCCGCGAAAATATCCGTAATCTGACGCCCTACCGAAGTGCGCGGGATGACTTTGATGAAGGCGTGCTTCTGGATGCCAACGAAAATAGTTACGGTGCATCTGTGCGAAATACGCTGGATTTGCATCGATATCCCGACCCCACGCAGGATCGGCTTCGGAAGGTAATTGCGGAGTACCGAAGTGTGGAGGTTGAAAATCTTTTCCTGGGTGTTGGCAGCGATGAGCCGATCGATCTGCTGATGCGGATTTTTTGTGAGCCGGGAAGGGATTCTATCATAACCACGCCGCCCACGTACGGGATGTATAAGGTGTCGGCCAGCATCAACAATGTGAATATCAAAGAGGTGATGCTGACTGAGAAATTTCAGCTTCAGCCTGATTTGATCAAGGAGACTGTCGATGAAACGACGAAGCTCCTGTTTCTCTGCTCGCCAAACAATCCCACCGCAAATGATATGAAGCGGACCGATCTGCTGAAGCTTTGCACGACCTTTCCGGGAATTGTGGTGGTGGATGAGGCGTATATCGATTTCAGCAGGCAGGAGTCGATGGCCGGAATGGTGCAGCAGTATCCCAACCTGGTGGTGCTGCAGACCTTTTCCAAGGCTTTTGGCTTGGCAGGTATTCGTCTGGGCGTGGCGATTGCCAATCCGGAGATCATCAGCTATATGATGCGGGTAAAAGCCCCGTACAACATCAATAAGCATACAGCCGATACTGCCCTGAAAGCATTTGATAACCTGGAACTGCTAAAATTCAACATCAAAAAAATCCGCGAAGAGCGGCAGTACGTGGCTGAGCAGCTGAATCTGGCGGATGCGGTTGAAAAAGTGTATCCCTCAAACGCCAATTTTCTGCTTTTTAAAATCCGAAAGGCGAAAGAAGTGTATCAAAATTTAGCTAAACTTGGCGTGATTGTGCGCTATCGCGGTCATGAACCGCTGTGCGAAGATTGCCTGAGGGTCACCATCGGTATGCCGGATGAGAACGTAAAGTTTTTGAGGGCACTGAAAGATGTTGTGGGGTGA
- a CDS encoding type II toxin-antitoxin system RelE/ParE family toxin has protein sequence MKQVYWSQKATSDYWKNIDYLLEYWDLKVAHAFIDKTNHTIDLIQKSPEAFPETDYKNIRRAIIVPQITLFYRLNFNDDSIDLLRFWSNFQNPDSISF, from the coding sequence ATGAAACAGGTCTATTGGTCGCAGAAAGCTACATCTGATTACTGGAAGAATATAGATTATCTGCTTGAGTACTGGGATCTGAAAGTTGCACATGCATTTATTGATAAGACGAATCATACCATAGACTTGATTCAAAAAAGTCCCGAAGCATTTCCTGAGACTGATTACAAGAATATTCGACGTGCCATAATTGTACCCCAAATCACGCTCTTTTATCGGCTTAATTTCAATGATGACTCTATCGATCTTCTGCGCTTTTGGAGTAACTTTCAGAATCCAGACTCTATTTCATTTTAA
- a CDS encoding cupin domain-containing protein, whose amino-acid sequence MKPTQYVFKDDGLIPNNSLPLLLYQQVFDQRGNGGAEWLINCFAINNWTNAWKNGVFSYHHYHSTSHEVLGVYSGNAKLHLGGEQGEKLDVEAGDVIVIPAGVAHKNLGSSRDFMVVGAYPYGSSYDMKTGEKGERPQADKNIAAVPIPATDPLLGKDEGVPVIWKDQNNRK is encoded by the coding sequence ATGAAACCAACACAATATGTCTTTAAAGACGACGGTTTAATACCCAATAATTCACTCCCGCTACTTCTGTATCAACAGGTATTCGATCAGCGTGGAAATGGTGGAGCAGAGTGGCTGATTAACTGTTTTGCTATTAACAACTGGACAAATGCCTGGAAGAACGGCGTATTCAGCTATCATCACTATCACAGCACATCACACGAAGTTTTGGGTGTTTATTCTGGCAATGCAAAGCTGCACCTGGGAGGCGAACAGGGTGAAAAATTAGATGTGGAAGCGGGAGATGTTATTGTAATTCCGGCAGGTGTAGCCCACAAAAATCTTGGCAGCAGCCGTGATTTTATGGTTGTGGGCGCCTATCCTTATGGCAGTAGTTATGATATGAAAACCGGTGAAAAAGGAGAGCGTCCGCAGGCCGATAAAAATATTGCCGCCGTTCCGATTCCGGCCACGGATCCGCTGCTGGGCAAAGATGAAGGAGTGCCGGTGATCTGGAAAGATCAGAATAATAGAAAATAG
- the hisB gene encoding imidazoleglycerol-phosphate dehydratase HisB, translated as MKIYIHPTALKSESESLLPEGALFGMKYLMEAEYQLGFDAGSLSDHQQKLIENESITNSGFGEADADGTIKNVDQYIFESDGKPVETADSWTEITRSILFPSRKAEISRDTKETQISISINLDGTGKSDISTGLNFFDHMLDQIARHGLIDLELTCNGDLDVDEHHTIEDTAIALGQAIREAISENKAGIQRYGFVLPMDEAQATVAIDLSDRPFLRWDVDLKREYVGDFPTEMLEHFYYTLAMNVKATLHVEATGKNEHHIIESIFKGFAKALRFAISRNERIRGILPTTKGTI; from the coding sequence ATGAAAATCTATATCCACCCTACCGCATTGAAATCCGAAAGTGAAAGCTTGCTGCCGGAAGGTGCTCTTTTTGGCATGAAGTATTTGATGGAGGCGGAATATCAGCTCGGTTTTGATGCCGGATCACTTTCAGATCATCAGCAAAAACTGATTGAAAATGAATCGATCACTAATTCAGGGTTCGGAGAAGCTGACGCGGACGGCACTATTAAAAATGTGGATCAATATATTTTTGAGTCGGATGGTAAGCCTGTGGAAACCGCCGATTCCTGGACAGAGATCACCCGATCCATCCTGTTCCCCAGCCGGAAGGCGGAAATCAGTCGGGATACGAAAGAGACGCAAATTTCGATCTCTATCAACCTGGACGGAACGGGTAAAAGCGACATCAGCACCGGTTTGAACTTTTTTGATCACATGCTCGATCAGATTGCGCGTCACGGGTTAATCGACCTGGAACTTACCTGCAACGGCGACCTGGACGTGGATGAACATCACACCATCGAAGATACTGCTATTGCACTTGGCCAGGCCATTCGGGAAGCGATCTCTGAAAACAAAGCGGGAATTCAGCGCTACGGGTTTGTTCTGCCGATGGATGAAGCGCAGGCCACCGTGGCGATTGACCTCTCCGACCGCCCGTTTCTGCGATGGGATGTGGATCTCAAAAGAGAGTACGTCGGCGATTTTCCAACCGAAATGTTAGAGCACTTTTATTATACACTGGCCATGAACGTAAAAGCAACCCTGCATGTTGAGGCAACCGGTAAAAACGAACATCATATTATCGAATCGATCTTTAAAGGCTTTGCAAAGGCATTACGATTTGCCATCAGCCGAAATGAACGGATTCGCGGCATATTACCAACCACTAAAGGAACCATTTAA
- a CDS encoding class I SAM-dependent methyltransferase: MKNPLRKTVIKIRQLREAMSMVKSTNFRFLRFSPPGHFYSPIPDYESLKNRKPLFNQDVREIPGLELREKKQLELVDRLAGFYRELPWKEDAKNSPLRYHFDNIYFSYGDAVTLYSMMRHFQPKRMIEAGSGFSSAAMLDVDERFFDGEIQFTFIEPHPERLRELLSDEDLDRVSILSQPVQQVDLSEFELLDEGDFLFVDSSHVSKTGSDVNFLIHSVLPALKSGVIIHFHDIFWPFEYPKKWLKSGRAWNECYLIRAFLLYNPQFEILFFNSYLEKHHRKKIREKLPLMLRQPSAKMTFGNSSLWLRKK, encoded by the coding sequence ATGAAAAATCCCTTGCGGAAAACTGTGATCAAAATCAGGCAATTGAGAGAGGCGATGAGTATGGTCAAATCAACAAACTTTCGTTTCCTGCGATTTTCACCACCGGGCCATTTCTACTCACCGATTCCTGATTATGAATCGTTAAAAAATCGAAAACCACTATTTAATCAAGATGTAAGAGAGATTCCCGGTCTTGAATTAAGGGAAAAGAAACAGCTTGAACTTGTGGACAGGCTAGCCGGGTTTTACCGGGAACTACCATGGAAAGAAGATGCAAAAAACTCACCGCTTCGATATCACTTCGATAACATCTACTTCAGCTATGGCGATGCCGTTACACTCTACTCAATGATGAGACACTTTCAGCCAAAACGGATGATCGAAGCCGGATCCGGGTTTTCATCCGCGGCCATGCTGGATGTGGATGAGCGGTTTTTCGACGGTGAGATTCAGTTCACCTTCATAGAACCGCACCCGGAACGTCTGCGTGAGCTTCTGTCTGATGAGGATTTAGACCGGGTCTCAATACTTAGTCAGCCCGTGCAGCAGGTGGATCTGTCGGAATTTGAACTGCTGGATGAAGGGGATTTTTTGTTTGTCGATTCATCCCATGTATCCAAAACGGGATCGGATGTAAACTTTCTGATCCATAGCGTACTGCCGGCACTGAAATCCGGAGTGATCATCCATTTTCATGATATATTCTGGCCGTTTGAATATCCCAAAAAGTGGCTGAAATCAGGCCGGGCGTGGAATGAGTGCTACCTAATCCGTGCGTTCCTGTTATATAACCCGCAGTTTGAAATTCTCTTTTTTAACTCTTACCTGGAAAAGCATCACCGGAAAAAGATCCGCGAAAAGCTGCCGCTTATGCTGCGTCAGCCCAGTGCCAAAATGACGTTTGGCAATTCAAGTTTGTGGCTGAGGAAGAAATAA
- the hisD gene encoding histidinol dehydrogenase: protein MKTYKYNSLTPSQITELTKRPKMDFASVFGTVQPILDAVESGGDEAILTFTEKFDGVRPEPMTVDPSEMEVNLDPKIEEALDRAMQNIYRFHREQFSMNLDVETTDGVVCSRVARPIERVGLYIPGGTAPLPSTAMMLGIPAYVAGCKTIVVATPPDKDGNIPESILYVAKKIGAAAVVKAGGAQAVAGMAYGTESIPKVDKIFGPGNQYVTAAKMILQNSEAMVSIDMPAGPSEVLVIADETADPEFIAADLLSQAEHGSDSQVVLVVTVQANLDEINSQVQKQLNDLPRKEFAADALEKSFTIVVESTEQAMEFSNQYAPEHLIINTNDAEELAEDVSNAGSVFIGQWTPESMGDYASGTNHTLPTYGYARMYSGVSLHSFQKFITMQTITKEGLKNLGPTVETLAGLEGLDAHKNAVSLRLAKVKSER from the coding sequence ATGAAAACCTATAAATACAACTCCCTCACCCCTTCCCAAATCACGGAACTGACCAAACGTCCAAAAATGGATTTTGCGTCTGTTTTTGGTACGGTGCAGCCAATCCTTGATGCGGTGGAGTCGGGCGGGGATGAAGCGATTTTAACGTTTACCGAGAAATTTGACGGCGTGCGGCCAGAGCCCATGACGGTGGATCCCTCAGAAATGGAGGTGAACCTGGATCCCAAAATAGAGGAAGCTCTCGACCGGGCCATGCAGAATATCTACCGGTTTCACCGGGAACAGTTTTCGATGAATCTTGATGTGGAGACGACCGATGGCGTTGTATGCAGCCGTGTGGCCAGGCCGATTGAGCGCGTTGGTCTCTACATTCCTGGCGGAACCGCGCCCCTCCCCTCCACCGCTATGATGCTCGGCATTCCCGCTTACGTTGCAGGCTGCAAGACGATCGTAGTGGCTACGCCTCCGGATAAAGATGGAAACATTCCGGAGTCGATTCTGTACGTGGCGAAAAAAATCGGGGCAGCGGCCGTAGTGAAAGCAGGCGGTGCGCAGGCAGTTGCCGGGATGGCCTATGGCACCGAATCGATACCCAAGGTGGATAAGATTTTTGGTCCGGGTAACCAGTACGTTACCGCCGCCAAAATGATCTTGCAAAACAGCGAGGCGATGGTCTCCATTGATATGCCCGCGGGTCCGTCGGAAGTGCTTGTTATTGCCGATGAAACTGCTGATCCCGAGTTCATCGCCGCCGATCTGCTTTCGCAAGCCGAACACGGGTCCGATAGCCAGGTTGTTTTAGTTGTTACCGTTCAGGCCAACCTTGATGAAATTAATTCACAGGTACAAAAGCAGCTGAATGACCTCCCCCGAAAAGAGTTTGCTGCCGATGCGCTTGAAAAAAGCTTTACGATTGTGGTGGAATCCACAGAGCAGGCGATGGAGTTCTCAAACCAATACGCGCCGGAGCACCTGATTATCAATACGAATGATGCAGAAGAGCTGGCAGAAGACGTATCCAATGCCGGGTCGGTTTTTATCGGTCAGTGGACCCCCGAAAGCATGGGCGATTACGCCTCCGGCACCAATCACACGCTGCCCACATACGGCTACGCCCGGATGTACAGCGGCGTATCGCTCCACAGTTTCCAGAAATTTATTACCATGCAGACAATCACCAAAGAAGGATTGAAAAATCTCGGTCCCACCGTGGAGACTCTTGCGGGTCTTGAAGGGCTGGACGCTCATAAAAATGCGGTGAGTTTGAGGCTGGCAAAAGTGAAAAGTGAAAGGTGA
- the hisH gene encoding imidazole glycerol phosphate synthase subunit HisH, giving the protein MIGIIKYQAGNLTSVSNALKRLGADHFISDEPDELSKADGIIFPGVGHAGAAMDDLRSRDLDVWLKNTDKPVLGICLGMQLLYESSEEGDSETLGLIPGRLKKFDSSKAKVPHMGWNQFAPQKEHPLINGIGNQQFLYYVHGYYAPSNDHALATCKYINDFAAVVAKDNFMGVQFHPEKSGSVGSLLLQNFLDMVKSNGS; this is encoded by the coding sequence ATGATCGGAATCATCAAATACCAGGCGGGCAATCTCACATCAGTTTCAAATGCACTGAAACGGCTGGGGGCCGACCATTTTATTTCTGACGAGCCGGATGAGCTCTCAAAGGCCGATGGAATTATCTTTCCCGGGGTGGGTCATGCCGGGGCCGCAATGGACGACCTCCGCTCCCGTGATCTGGATGTATGGCTAAAAAATACAGATAAGCCGGTACTCGGAATCTGCCTGGGAATGCAGCTGCTCTATGAATCCTCTGAGGAGGGCGACAGCGAAACACTCGGTTTGATTCCCGGCCGCCTGAAAAAATTCGACTCTTCAAAAGCAAAAGTACCTCACATGGGGTGGAATCAATTTGCACCTCAAAAGGAGCACCCTTTAATCAATGGGATTGGCAATCAACAATTCCTTTACTATGTGCACGGCTATTACGCTCCATCAAACGACCACGCTCTTGCAACCTGTAAATACATCAACGATTTTGCCGCCGTAGTTGCCAAAGACAATTTTATGGGCGTTCAGTTTCACCCCGAAAAATCTGGGTCTGTGGGATCGTTACTGCTTCAGAATTTTTTGGATATGGTGAAGAGTAACGGATCGTGA
- a CDS encoding sodium:solute symporter has translation METGTVILIIVGLYLLISLLTGIIPSLRITKSVSGYVAGDRSMNAFILYFVLGASIFSSFAFLGGPGWAYSRGAAAFYIIAYGVIGIVPLYFFGPRAWRLGKKYGYVTQAELLAARFDSKFLSVMLAILSVVVFIPYLTLQMVGAGYVLNVISEGMIPYWAGAGVTYVVVLIYVYFSGVMGVGWSNAFQGMFMMVLAWVLGIYLPNTLYGGIGPMFDAIMEAGHTAMLEAPGLAGDGTRWDWWGYGSAVFVSAVGFSVWPHFFMRSFAARNVKAMRLSVVLYPTFLIFLIPILLIGFSAVVAFPGVEPADSILPHILMQLDLPAIVIGLFCAGALAASMSSGDAILHSAASIGIRDGLSQVTDLNDKTERLLIQISVLVIGLIAYLFAVVIDVSIVALLLGSYGGVAQIFPVIFAMFYWSRATKAGALAGLFGGIAINTLFLIFPEIKPLPVHEGVYGLIANVVLLIGVSLATKPDEPERVRKFRDSG, from the coding sequence ATGGAAACCGGAACCGTTATTCTCATCATCGTTGGGCTCTATCTTCTGATCTCTCTCCTGACCGGAATCATTCCCTCACTCCGGATCACAAAAAGCGTGAGCGGATATGTGGCGGGCGACCGCAGCATGAACGCTTTTATTCTCTATTTTGTGCTTGGCGCGTCTATTTTCTCCTCGTTTGCCTTCCTGGGCGGACCGGGCTGGGCCTATTCGCGTGGTGCCGCAGCATTCTACATCATCGCATACGGGGTGATTGGCATCGTGCCGCTCTACTTTTTCGGCCCGCGGGCGTGGCGGCTTGGAAAAAAATATGGATATGTCACCCAGGCCGAGCTCCTTGCCGCCCGTTTCGACAGCAAATTTCTCTCTGTAATGCTCGCTATTTTGAGCGTAGTGGTCTTCATCCCCTATCTCACCCTGCAGATGGTTGGCGCTGGGTACGTGCTCAATGTGATCAGCGAAGGGATGATCCCTTACTGGGCCGGGGCCGGAGTCACCTACGTGGTGGTGCTGATCTACGTCTACTTCAGCGGGGTGATGGGAGTCGGCTGGTCGAACGCTTTCCAGGGCATGTTTATGATGGTACTCGCATGGGTGCTGGGAATCTACCTGCCGAATACGCTCTACGGCGGGATCGGGCCGATGTTTGATGCAATCATGGAAGCCGGGCACACCGCAATGCTGGAAGCACCGGGCCTGGCTGGTGACGGAACGCGATGGGACTGGTGGGGATATGGATCAGCCGTCTTTGTGTCAGCCGTGGGATTTTCGGTCTGGCCGCACTTTTTTATGCGCAGTTTTGCCGCCCGTAATGTAAAAGCGATGCGTCTGAGTGTAGTTCTCTACCCCACATTCCTCATCTTTCTGATTCCAATTCTCCTGATCGGATTTTCAGCCGTTGTCGCTTTTCCCGGTGTGGAACCGGCCGATAGCATATTGCCGCATATCCTGATGCAGCTCGATCTACCGGCCATCGTCATTGGCCTTTTCTGCGCCGGTGCACTCGCCGCATCGATGTCATCCGGCGACGCCATTCTCCACTCCGCCGCTTCCATCGGTATTCGGGATGGACTCAGCCAGGTAACAGACTTAAATGACAAAACCGAACGCCTGCTCATTCAGATCTCCGTACTGGTGATCGGGCTGATCGCCTACCTCTTTGCCGTGGTAATCGACGTATCGATCGTGGCGCTGCTGCTTGGTTCGTACGGAGGCGTGGCGCAGATCTTTCCCGTCATTTTTGCGATGTTCTACTGGAGCCGTGCCACCAAAGCCGGTGCGCTGGCCGGACTCTTCGGCGGAATTGCAATCAACACTCTTTTCCTGATCTTCCCTGAAATCAAACCGCTGCCGGTTCACGAAGGAGTCTACGGTTTAATCGCCAATGTAGTGCTGCTGATCGGAGTCAGCCTTGCCACAAAACCTGATGAACCTGAGCGGGTACGTAAGTTTAGAGATTCAGGGTAG
- the hisG gene encoding ATP phosphoribosyltransferase, which yields MRTLDSTTSLRIAVQKSGRLTDKTLKLLEGIGLKFDDYKRSLLVRCLNFDVELLLIRDDDIPEYVQDGVCDLGFVGANVVAEDQADVTILKGLEYGVCRLSVAVPKNGDIKKAEDFEGKKIATSYPVLTRNFFEEKGINVKIVTLSGSVEIAPRLEIADAITDLVSTGGTLKANGLVEIDKIFDSETQLVKTNKPLSDGKQALIDKFLQRIEGYQRAEKSRYIMMNAPQESVEKIKKIIPSLRSPTVMPLADNGMVAIHTVITITAFWDLMEELKAAGATGIVMLPIESMIV from the coding sequence ATGAGAACCCTTGATTCTACCACGTCACTGCGTATAGCCGTTCAGAAAAGCGGCCGACTTACGGATAAAACGTTAAAACTGCTTGAAGGCATCGGTCTGAAATTTGACGACTACAAGCGAAGCCTGCTCGTCAGGTGTCTGAATTTTGATGTAGAACTTCTTTTAATCCGGGATGATGATATTCCGGAATATGTGCAGGACGGTGTTTGCGATCTCGGTTTTGTGGGCGCGAATGTCGTGGCTGAAGACCAGGCGGATGTCACCATCCTGAAAGGCCTCGAATACGGTGTCTGCCGGCTGTCGGTTGCCGTACCCAAAAATGGGGATATCAAAAAAGCAGAAGATTTTGAAGGCAAAAAAATTGCCACCAGCTATCCCGTACTCACCCGCAACTTTTTTGAAGAGAAAGGGATTAATGTAAAGATCGTAACGCTATCCGGTTCCGTGGAGATCGCCCCGCGCCTGGAGATAGCCGATGCAATCACCGACCTGGTCTCGACCGGCGGCACACTGAAAGCGAACGGTCTCGTAGAGATTGATAAGATTTTTGATTCCGAAACGCAGCTTGTAAAAACCAATAAGCCGCTTTCCGATGGCAAACAGGCACTGATCGACAAATTTCTGCAGCGGATTGAAGGATACCAGCGGGCCGAGAAAAGCCGCTATATCATGATGAACGCCCCGCAGGAATCTGTGGAGAAAATTAAGAAGATCATTCCATCACTGAGGAGCCCAACCGTGATGCCCCTGGCCGACAACGGAATGGTGGCCATTCACACGGTCATTACCATCACCGCATTCTGGGACCTGATGGAAGAACTCAAAGCCGCCGGCGCCACCGGAATTGTGATGCTGCCGATTGAAAGTATGATTGTTTAG